The Paenibacillus sp. MBLB1832 genome has a window encoding:
- a CDS encoding molybdopterin-dependent oxidoreductase, whose product MESKRGWLKQSFGKRLNAIHSWNAWILVLLTVTGIVLSIGAIRGDLGGWRVTLKQLHIYLGVASILLLMLYAPMIRKHWRQIRTRRNQRANLVFVLALLIGWAVSGVILWQFRHMPPALNNTALFVHDGLTWVGVPYAVYHAISRSRWLKRQQRLEQAAAVVRPPAASEAAAAIPVPAATDDAAAERTAAQAVIAALKASPITRASFLRLVAGVVLVIAVGPAFYRWIKGALDTGGSSTAEYVANDGNRMLPAPEPLPDSAAVVGGGAKGNFRIYTVTEIPSFSSDTWKFAISGLVDRPNAWNWEQFLKLKRTVQVSDFHCVTGWSVYKCTWEGIPLKQMLEAAGVQASAKYVKFYSGDKVYTDALSLEQAGGDDIMVAVLMDGKPIPQQLGGPVRLIVPQMYAYKSVKWLQGIELIEKEHLGYWEVRGYDNDAWVGSSNT is encoded by the coding sequence ATGGAATCAAAAAGAGGCTGGTTGAAGCAATCTTTTGGAAAGCGGTTAAATGCGATTCATAGCTGGAATGCTTGGATTTTGGTATTGCTGACGGTTACGGGCATCGTACTTAGCATTGGCGCCATTCGCGGGGATCTGGGCGGTTGGCGAGTAACGCTGAAGCAGCTGCATATTTATCTAGGTGTCGCTTCGATTCTGCTTCTTATGCTGTACGCGCCAATGATTCGCAAACATTGGCGCCAGATTCGCACGCGGCGCAATCAACGCGCGAATCTGGTGTTCGTGCTGGCCCTGCTGATCGGTTGGGCCGTATCGGGGGTGATTCTGTGGCAGTTCCGCCACATGCCACCAGCTTTAAACAACACGGCACTGTTCGTGCATGATGGGCTTACCTGGGTCGGCGTGCCGTATGCCGTGTACCACGCCATCTCGCGCAGCCGATGGCTGAAGCGCCAGCAGCGGCTCGAGCAAGCTGCCGCTGTGGTGAGACCGCCCGCCGCAAGTGAAGCAGCGGCGGCGATTCCAGTTCCGGCGGCGACGGATGACGCCGCCGCGGAGCGCACCGCAGCGCAGGCGGTCATCGCTGCGCTGAAAGCATCGCCGATCACACGCGCCTCCTTCCTGCGACTCGTCGCAGGGGTGGTGCTCGTGATCGCGGTCGGTCCTGCCTTTTATCGCTGGATAAAAGGCGCTTTGGACACCGGCGGTTCATCGACCGCCGAGTATGTGGCGAACGACGGCAACCGCATGCTGCCGGCGCCAGAGCCACTGCCTGACTCCGCCGCCGTCGTAGGCGGAGGGGCGAAAGGCAATTTCCGCATCTACACGGTGACGGAAATTCCCTCTTTTTCGTCCGACACGTGGAAATTCGCGATTTCTGGTCTAGTTGATCGTCCCAATGCATGGAATTGGGAGCAGTTCTTGAAGCTGAAGCGGACGGTCCAGGTGAGTGATTTCCACTGTGTGACGGGCTGGTCGGTCTATAAGTGTACCTGGGAAGGCATACCCCTGAAACAAATGCTGGAGGCGGCTGGGGTGCAAGCCTCAGCGAAGTACGTGAAATTTTACTCGGGCGATAAAGTATATACCGATGCGCTGTCGCTGGAGCAGGCGGGGGGCGACGATATTATGGTGGCGGTGCTCATGGATGGCAAACCGATACCCCAGCAATTAGGCGGCCCTGTTCGATTAATCGTTCCGCAAATGTATGCGTATAAGTCTGTTAAATGGCTGCAGGGCATCGAACTGATCGAGAAAGAGCATCTGGGCTATTGGGAAGTAAGAGGCTATGATAACGATGCCTGGGTGGGTAGTTCGAACACATGA
- a CDS encoding MOSC domain-containing protein → MIYQGKELTTGILKTPVSSSLYVSKVQIEGDGQADLTVHGGPDKAICVYPEEHYAFWEKLLGKKLERGTFGENLTLRGVREHEIGIGDILAIGEVIVQVSQPRQPCHKLAKRLDWPEAVLRVQESGLTGYYFRVLKEGYIAPESEISRIASDEGRVTVAFANKLRYEDKFNREGIQRLLAVAALSGSWRQTFEKRLAELNV, encoded by the coding sequence ATGATATACCAAGGAAAAGAGCTGACCACAGGGATCTTGAAGACACCGGTCAGCTCCTCTTTGTATGTGTCCAAGGTACAAATCGAAGGGGACGGGCAAGCGGATTTAACCGTACATGGCGGCCCAGATAAAGCGATTTGCGTCTATCCAGAAGAACACTACGCCTTTTGGGAGAAGCTTCTGGGAAAGAAGTTGGAACGGGGAACTTTTGGCGAAAATTTAACACTGCGCGGTGTGAGAGAACATGAGATTGGCATCGGCGACATCTTGGCTATTGGCGAGGTAATCGTTCAAGTATCCCAGCCGAGGCAGCCCTGTCATAAGCTAGCGAAGCGACTGGATTGGCCAGAAGCCGTGCTGCGGGTTCAGGAGTCAGGGTTAACAGGATATTATTTTCGCGTGTTAAAAGAGGGCTATATCGCGCCTGAATCGGAGATCAGTCGTATCGCAAGCGACGAGGGCAGGGTAACGGTTGCGTTCGCGAACAAGTTAAGATATGAAGATAAGTTCAATCGAGAAGGTATTCAGAGGCTGCTTGCCGTAGCGGCGCTGTCGGGTTCTTGGAGGCAAACTTTCGAGAAGCGATTAGCGGAGTTGAACGTATGA
- the mobA gene encoding molybdenum cofactor guanylyltransferase, which produces MTRMPITGVILAGGLNRRMEGRAKALLTVQGEALIVRQLKEMSAVCGQLIVVTNEAEALQTMIGQSLDMNVTYVTDVYRQNGPLSGIHAAALAATMPHLWIVGCDMPLISSEAAAAMVSLCRDENVDAVIPEIDGRLHPLHGIYAREVGPEAELHLQKESYKLMKLLDHLDWLPVRNDFFKQRQLRTNFVVNVNTPQDFADMLTNLSSFTDF; this is translated from the coding sequence ATGACGCGTATGCCGATCACGGGGGTCATCCTTGCTGGGGGATTGAACCGTCGCATGGAAGGAAGAGCCAAGGCGCTCCTGACTGTACAAGGTGAGGCATTAATCGTACGGCAATTGAAGGAGATGTCAGCTGTTTGTGGGCAGCTCATTGTGGTGACGAATGAGGCCGAGGCCTTGCAGACAATGATTGGACAAAGCTTGGACATGAATGTCACCTATGTGACGGATGTTTATCGTCAAAACGGTCCTCTAAGCGGCATTCATGCAGCTGCGCTTGCAGCCACGATGCCGCATCTGTGGATTGTCGGCTGCGATATGCCCTTGATTTCAAGCGAAGCTGCAGCAGCGATGGTTTCCCTGTGCCGCGACGAAAATGTGGACGCCGTTATTCCAGAAATCGATGGACGCCTCCATCCGCTGCACGGCATTTATGCACGAGAGGTTGGTCCTGAGGCTGAACTTCATTTGCAAAAAGAAAGCTACAAGCTGATGAAGCTGCTCGATCATTTGGATTGGCTGCCTGTAAGGAATGATTTCTTCAAGCAGCGTCAGCTGCGTACAAATTTTGTTGTGAATGTGAATACACCCCAGGATTTCGCTGATATGTTAACAAATCTATCATCATTTACTGATTTTTGA
- the moaA gene encoding GTP 3',8-cyclase MoaA, whose protein sequence is MPKLLLDRFGRMHDYLRISVTDRCNLRCVYCMPEEGMEFEPDEKLLTFEEITEVVRVLAGLGVRKLRLTGGEPLVRKNLEHLIQSLSQIPGIEDIALTTNGIYFASRAEKLRAAGLTRVNISLDSLRADRFSMITRGGDIRRVLASIEEAYRVGITPIKLNVVLMKGINDDEIADFLQMTIDRPIQVRFIEYMPIGHQDQDWKSRYLSLTTVLDRCKERGWNATASDAVYGNGPAQNYRIDGALGSFGLIHPISDHFCETCNRLRLTADGNIKPCLYWSDEFNVRKYIGDDAAVEDLFFRALDIKPQNHEMAQALMNEEQSHTPTIRRMSQIGG, encoded by the coding sequence ATGCCAAAACTGCTGCTTGACCGCTTTGGGCGCATGCATGATTACCTGCGTATCTCAGTGACAGATCGATGTAATTTGCGATGTGTGTATTGCATGCCAGAAGAAGGAATGGAATTTGAACCCGATGAGAAGCTGTTAACTTTTGAAGAAATTACAGAGGTTGTCCGTGTCTTGGCGGGTCTAGGCGTTCGTAAATTGCGATTAACTGGGGGAGAGCCCTTAGTTCGTAAAAATTTGGAACACCTCATCCAATCCCTATCACAGATTCCTGGTATTGAAGATATTGCGTTGACAACGAACGGGATTTACTTTGCGTCACGGGCAGAGAAGCTGCGTGCTGCAGGGTTAACTCGTGTAAATATAAGTTTGGATTCCTTGCGAGCCGATCGATTCTCAATGATTACGCGCGGCGGCGATATCCGTCGTGTGCTAGCTTCGATTGAAGAAGCCTATCGGGTCGGGATTACTCCGATTAAGCTGAATGTCGTTCTAATGAAGGGCATTAATGATGATGAAATTGCTGACTTTTTGCAAATGACGATCGATCGCCCGATTCAAGTTCGTTTCATTGAATATATGCCAATTGGACACCAAGACCAAGATTGGAAAAGCCGTTATCTATCGCTTACGACTGTACTTGATCGTTGTAAGGAAAGGGGCTGGAATGCCACCGCTTCGGATGCGGTATACGGTAATGGACCTGCCCAGAACTATCGGATTGACGGCGCATTAGGCTCATTCGGATTGATCCATCCCATCAGTGATCATTTCTGTGAAACGTGTAATCGCCTGCGGCTTACGGCAGATGGGAACATCAAGCCTTGCCTGTATTGGTCGGATGAATTTAATGTGCGCAAATATATCGGGGACGATGCTGCGGTGGAAGATTTGTTCTTCCGTGCGCTGGATATTAAACCGCAAAATCATGAGATGGCACAAGCGCTGATGAATGAGGAGCAATCTCATACACCAACCATTCGCAGGATGTCACAAATCGGCGGCTAG
- a CDS encoding molybdopterin molybdotransferase MoeA yields the protein MNSELKLRFGRQVISVDEARAKLYEYCQPAKVEAVPLERSIGRTLAVDIYANHNVPHFRRSGVDGYAVRSKDILTASPETPALLQVIERIPSGTVPTRTIGAGMAARIMTGAPVPDGADAVVMLEMTDSLQDEAQTNAHVRIKKNVQAGSNITPIAGEIAHGDALIAKGSQIGAGEIAILATFGFSEVSVFCKPTVAIFSTGSELLQVEQRLQPGKIRNSNSYMLAAQVEAAGGSAQIMPVLSDDPRHVQAALEAILPDVDLVLTSGGVSVGDYDVLVDLFGHFEGKLLFNKVAMRPGTPTSAAVWKGKLLLALSGNPGASFVGFELFAKPLMKAMMGSQQPVGEAHTAFLDVPYDKPSAYPRYIRGTTRLEAGTVWVRPAGIDKSSIMVSIKDADCLICLPAGGSGYARGDRVQVWATK from the coding sequence GTGAATAGTGAGCTGAAGCTGAGATTTGGCCGTCAAGTGATCTCCGTTGATGAAGCGCGAGCCAAACTCTATGAATACTGCCAACCAGCGAAGGTAGAAGCTGTTCCATTGGAGCGTTCAATCGGCAGAACGTTGGCGGTGGATATTTACGCGAATCACAATGTGCCGCATTTCCGCCGCTCGGGTGTAGATGGGTATGCGGTTCGTTCCAAGGATATACTTACAGCCTCACCTGAGACGCCTGCTCTTCTTCAGGTCATTGAACGGATTCCTAGCGGTACGGTTCCAACACGAACGATTGGAGCTGGCATGGCAGCCCGCATTATGACGGGTGCACCCGTACCAGATGGCGCAGATGCCGTCGTCATGTTGGAGATGACGGATTCCTTGCAGGATGAAGCGCAAACGAATGCGCATGTACGTATTAAGAAAAATGTGCAAGCGGGCAGCAATATCACACCGATTGCGGGTGAAATTGCGCATGGGGATGCTCTTATAGCCAAAGGGTCGCAGATCGGTGCAGGTGAAATCGCGATTTTGGCGACATTTGGCTTCTCGGAGGTCTCGGTATTTTGCAAACCGACGGTTGCTATTTTTTCAACGGGATCTGAGTTGCTACAGGTTGAGCAGCGTTTGCAGCCTGGTAAAATCCGCAATAGCAACAGCTATATGCTAGCGGCACAAGTGGAAGCCGCTGGCGGCTCGGCCCAAATTATGCCTGTGCTCAGTGACGATCCGCGCCACGTTCAGGCGGCTTTGGAAGCCATTCTACCTGATGTCGATCTCGTTCTTACGTCTGGCGGTGTTTCGGTAGGGGATTATGATGTGTTGGTGGATCTGTTCGGCCATTTCGAGGGCAAATTGTTGTTCAATAAAGTTGCCATGCGGCCTGGAACACCAACGAGTGCAGCTGTATGGAAAGGGAAGCTGCTTCTCGCACTATCAGGCAATCCTGGGGCATCCTTCGTCGGATTTGAGTTATTCGCCAAGCCGCTAATGAAAGCTATGATGGGCAGTCAGCAGCCCGTTGGTGAAGCGCACACCGCCTTTCTGGATGTGCCCTATGATAAGCCTTCGGCTTACCCGCGGTATATTCGCGGAACTACGCGCCTGGAGGCAGGAACCGTATGGGTTCGCCCAGCGGGGATTGATAAGTCGAGTATTATGGTATCCATTAAGGATGCGGATTGCTTGATTTGTCTGCCCGCGGGAGGAAGTGGGTATGCGCGAGGCGATCGTGTGCAAGTATGGGCAACGAAATAA
- a CDS encoding YjcZ family sporulation protein, translating into MSYVAGCGTPGYGNSVGVILVLYVLLVIILATFF; encoded by the coding sequence ATGTCATATGTTGCAGGTTGTGGAACACCTGGTTACGGGAACTCAGTTGGCGTTATTCTAGTTCTTTATGTGTTGCTTGTTATTATTCTTGCTACTTTCTTCTAA
- a CDS encoding stalk domain-containing protein — protein sequence MNKLTKGLTSLAVSLAVLAGGFLSPFTTQAHAAQAKMDVKVQVNDDLIHFPDAQPFLDGNHSTQVPLRFVTEKLGYSVDWQKDGTEIKVTLSNNQHTITLVSGQKEASIDNSTVVLDTASQFQNGRVYVPLRFLSSAAGIPVHWDANSNLAILSKDGAYHAPDYQVFESTAYSADPSENGGYGALDYMGNPLALGTVAVDPSVIPLGSKLYIEGYSFDGLPTGGMYVTASDTGSAIKGNRLDIYIPGSKQSLRSFGIQKIKVYRIS from the coding sequence TTGAATAAACTTACTAAAGGGTTAACAAGCCTTGCTGTTTCCTTAGCAGTATTGGCAGGTGGCTTTCTTTCCCCATTTACAACGCAGGCGCACGCAGCCCAAGCCAAGATGGACGTGAAAGTGCAAGTCAACGATGACCTGATTCATTTCCCGGATGCACAGCCATTTCTGGATGGCAATCATTCCACACAAGTGCCGCTTCGTTTCGTAACCGAGAAATTAGGCTACTCCGTGGATTGGCAAAAAGATGGAACTGAAATCAAAGTCACACTGAGCAACAACCAACATACGATTACACTCGTCTCTGGGCAAAAAGAAGCCAGCATTGATAACTCTACCGTCGTTCTGGACACTGCTTCACAATTCCAGAATGGTCGCGTATACGTCCCGCTTCGCTTTCTTTCCAGTGCCGCAGGTATTCCCGTACATTGGGATGCCAACAGCAATCTAGCTATTCTTAGTAAAGATGGCGCTTATCATGCGCCTGATTATCAAGTATTTGAATCCACAGCTTATTCGGCAGATCCTTCTGAGAATGGTGGTTACGGCGCGCTCGACTATATGGGCAACCCCCTTGCACTCGGTACAGTAGCTGTAGACCCATCCGTTATTCCGCTAGGCTCGAAATTGTATATCGAGGGATATTCGTTTGATGGACTTCCAACAGGCGGTATGTATGTGACTGCGTCTGATACGGGCAGTGCCATTAAAGGAAATCGACTCGATATCTATATTCCTGGTTCGAAACAATCCTTACGCAGCTTCGGCATTCAGAAAATTAAAGTGTACAGAATTTCATAA
- a CDS encoding PspA/IM30 family protein — protein sequence MTKNQDREWDLQHIGDQIGKMAETVWQETIGKAGAARSGTIEELEARYEEALQATIALRSHIARAEEMAQLRGEQAELAMRAGEEDLARLALQEKLREEAASEHYRAQYASSQDLCLALAEQLRGLRAGHAAEEVQPRGGLHGKEARDTWRELEVTGRELGREALQGLRLAGRLSRETLKEASGNLQHEFRALRSKLQHEWQQEQRSREERDPRRQK from the coding sequence ATGACGAAGAATCAGGACCGTGAATGGGATTTGCAACATATAGGTGATCAAATTGGCAAAATGGCGGAGACGGTCTGGCAGGAGACCATCGGCAAGGCAGGTGCCGCGCGCAGCGGCACAATTGAGGAGCTGGAAGCGCGCTACGAGGAAGCGTTGCAGGCCACGATCGCGCTACGCAGCCACATCGCGCGCGCAGAGGAAATGGCGCAGCTGCGCGGCGAGCAGGCCGAGCTGGCGATGCGCGCCGGCGAAGAAGACCTGGCGCGGCTCGCGCTGCAAGAGAAGCTTCGCGAGGAAGCCGCGAGCGAGCACTACCGCGCGCAGTACGCGAGCAGCCAGGACCTGTGCCTGGCGCTCGCAGAGCAGCTGCGCGGGCTGCGTGCGGGGCACGCAGCCGAAGAGGTGCAGCCGCGCGGCGGGCTGCACGGCAAAGAGGCTCGCGACACGTGGCGCGAGCTTGAAGTGACCGGCCGCGAGCTCGGCCGGGAGGCGCTCCAGGGGCTTCGCTTAGCGGGCCGCCTGTCGCGCGAGACGCTGAAGGAAGCCAGCGGCAATCTTCAGCATGAGTTTCGCGCGCTGCGCAGTAAGTTGCAGCACGAGTGGCAGCAGGAGCAGCGCAGCCGTGAAGAGCGGGACCCGCGCCGCCAGAAGTAA
- the liaF gene encoding cell wall-active antibiotics response protein LiaF encodes MGEDMKNNRARNTALVLIGAGVFLLLDRTVGFFPILAVILILLGIHRVRSRKERKGYVLMGIGAVILFGDHLTIVIAVVLISLGLFFIRSKQVHKDDTYIQKQKLVDSVRLGREPWIMRNTSTWYLVGETYIDLSLAILEQKETTVILQGIVGDIDIKVPDDIGVSVTASIMFGQLHIADQREAGVMNKVVWQSDNYVHSDHKVKLVLSFIVGDIKVKVL; translated from the coding sequence ATGGGAGAAGACATGAAGAATAACCGCGCACGCAACACAGCGCTTGTGCTGATCGGCGCCGGTGTTTTTTTGCTTCTTGATCGAACTGTAGGCTTTTTTCCCATTCTGGCCGTTATCCTCATCTTGCTGGGCATTCATCGCGTTCGTTCACGCAAGGAGCGCAAAGGATATGTGCTGATGGGGATTGGCGCCGTCATTTTATTCGGGGATCATCTCACGATTGTCATTGCGGTTGTGTTGATTTCACTCGGTTTGTTTTTCATACGATCCAAGCAGGTTCATAAGGATGACACCTATATTCAAAAGCAAAAGCTTGTAGATAGTGTGCGTCTTGGCCGCGAGCCTTGGATTATGAGAAACACATCGACGTGGTATTTGGTGGGGGAAACGTATATCGACCTCTCACTGGCGATCTTGGAGCAAAAGGAAACGACCGTTATTTTGCAAGGTATCGTGGGGGATATTGATATCAAGGTGCCGGATGACATCGGTGTTTCGGTTACAGCTTCCATCATGTTCGGACAGCTTCATATCGCCGACCAACGAGAAGCGGGTGTCATGAATAAAGTGGTCTGGCAATCAGATAATTATGTGCATAGTGACCATAAAGTGAAACTTGTGCTCTCCTTTATCGTAGGAGATATCAAGGTCAAAGTTCTGTAA
- a CDS encoding sensor histidine kinase, which produces MDGYKRRLTNMIWRSMGESILFGFAILGAILYFLKSRDLLVPFTSWQEGIKLSFLALLILGVIGAFFGYWNSSRITRRLEPMMETMILLEKGTFARGDFVNGEDEIGRLGEQLGRIMKRWEEQVTSLQRLSNHNVELTEKAKLSAVIEERQRLARELHDAVSQQLFAISMTATAVGRTLDKDFEKAKRQIHLIEEMASVAQSEMRALLLHLRPIHLEGKRLSEGLVELLKELAAKVPMAITWDMDDEIRLNKGIEDHLFRIVQEALSNALRHSKANKLEVKLLHRSDGIRLVIRDDGIGFELDAKKLTSYGIVSMKERVNEIGGSVDIITAPERGTRIEIRVPILAGDPQLIES; this is translated from the coding sequence GTGGACGGCTATAAACGACGGTTAACGAATATGATATGGCGCAGTATGGGCGAGTCGATCCTGTTTGGCTTCGCGATACTAGGCGCTATTCTTTATTTTTTGAAATCTAGGGACTTACTGGTTCCTTTTACTTCCTGGCAAGAAGGGATCAAGCTCTCTTTCTTGGCACTCCTGATTCTTGGAGTCATTGGTGCCTTCTTTGGTTATTGGAATAGCTCCAGAATCACACGCAGGCTGGAACCAATGATGGAGACGATGATTTTATTGGAAAAGGGTACGTTCGCACGAGGCGATTTTGTGAACGGAGAAGATGAGATCGGCCGTCTAGGCGAGCAATTAGGCCGCATCATGAAGCGTTGGGAGGAGCAGGTGACTTCGCTGCAACGTCTGTCTAACCACAATGTCGAGCTCACTGAGAAAGCGAAGCTGTCTGCGGTTATTGAAGAGCGCCAACGCTTGGCGCGGGAGCTGCATGACGCGGTGAGCCAGCAGTTGTTCGCTATCTCTATGACAGCAACAGCTGTCGGACGGACGCTGGACAAGGATTTCGAGAAAGCGAAGCGGCAAATTCATCTTATTGAAGAGATGGCATCAGTTGCGCAATCTGAGATGAGGGCGCTTCTGCTGCATCTTCGCCCGATTCACCTCGAAGGCAAGCGGTTGTCGGAAGGACTTGTCGAGCTCTTGAAGGAGCTGGCAGCCAAAGTGCCGATGGCGATTACATGGGATATGGACGATGAAATTCGTTTAAATAAAGGGATTGAGGATCATTTATTCCGCATCGTGCAAGAAGCCTTGTCGAATGCTTTACGTCATTCCAAGGCAAACAAGCTGGAAGTGAAGCTGTTGCACCGCTCGGACGGCATTCGCTTGGTTATCCGCGATGATGGCATCGGCTTTGAACTGGATGCGAAGAAGCTGACGTCCTATGGAATCGTGTCCATGAAAGAACGCGTTAACGAAATTGGCGGATCGGTGGATATTATTACAGCGCCAGAACGAGGTACACGCATTGAGATTCGGGTGCCGATACTCGCGGGTGATCCTCAACTTATCGAGAGTTAG
- a CDS encoding response regulator transcription factor produces MDDTLIKVLLVDDHEMVRIGLAAVLGTEDGIEVVGEASNGHDGIRLAQEYRPDVVLMDLVMEGMDGIETTRKLLQLYPECKVIVLTSFLDDEKMYPVIEAGAFSYLLKTSRASEIAQAIRAAAKGQSILESQVASKIMNRFRTPKPAAEPHEELTDREMEVLRLIAKGKSNQELADELFIGVKTVKFHVTNVLAKLGVEDRTQAAIYAFKHGLAE; encoded by the coding sequence ATGGACGACACCTTAATCAAAGTACTTCTTGTCGATGACCACGAAATGGTCAGAATCGGACTAGCGGCTGTACTTGGAACCGAAGATGGCATCGAGGTTGTAGGCGAGGCGAGCAATGGTCATGACGGCATTCGACTTGCACAAGAATATCGCCCAGACGTCGTGCTAATGGATTTGGTCATGGAAGGCATGGACGGGATTGAAACGACGAGGAAATTGCTGCAATTGTATCCAGAATGCAAAGTGATTGTGTTGACGAGCTTCTTGGATGATGAGAAAATGTATCCAGTGATTGAGGCGGGCGCTTTCAGCTATTTGCTCAAAACCTCGCGTGCATCTGAAATTGCCCAAGCGATCCGAGCGGCAGCCAAAGGGCAGTCGATTCTGGAATCGCAAGTGGCATCGAAGATTATGAACCGGTTTCGGACGCCGAAGCCTGCCGCGGAACCGCATGAAGAGCTAACAGATCGCGAGATGGAAGTTCTCCGATTAATTGCGAAGGGCAAATCCAATCAAGAGTTGGCGGATGAACTATTCATCGGTGTGAAAACCGTTAAATTTCACGTAACGAATGTACTCGCTAAGCTGGGCGTAGAAGATCGAACGCAAGCGGCGATTTATGCCTTCAAGCATGGGCTTGCGGAATAA
- the lepB gene encoding signal peptidase I, with product MWSWFGSIAISFILVVFLGVFVFQSTRVSGHSMDPTLHDSQRVYVSKLSHTFHYEPNYEDIVIIDSRVNLKRTFKNDLMDSPLLSLFVHGDDKHVWIKRVIGKPGDLLEMKDNQLFRNGELLDEPYINEEMRANGNKKWTVPADHIFVMGDNRNNSMDSRVIGFIPIDHVLGKKMF from the coding sequence ATGTGGAGCTGGTTTGGGTCGATTGCGATTTCGTTTATACTGGTTGTATTTCTCGGCGTGTTCGTATTCCAATCGACGCGGGTTAGCGGACATTCGATGGATCCGACGCTGCATGACAGCCAGCGGGTGTATGTATCGAAGCTATCGCATACGTTTCATTACGAACCCAATTATGAGGATATCGTCATTATAGATTCTAGAGTGAATTTAAAGCGTACCTTTAAGAATGATTTGATGGACAGTCCGTTACTAAGTTTATTCGTTCACGGTGACGATAAGCATGTATGGATCAAACGCGTCATCGGCAAGCCTGGGGATCTGCTTGAAATGAAAGATAACCAGTTGTTTCGCAATGGTGAGCTGCTAGACGAGCCTTATATTAACGAGGAGATGCGAGCGAACGGAAACAAGAAGTGGACCGTTCCTGCTGACCATATTTTCGTTATGGGAGATAATCGCAATAACAGCATGGATAGCCGTGTTATTGGTTTCATTCCGATTGATCATGTGTTAGGGAAAAAGATGTTTTAA
- a CDS encoding GNAT family N-acetyltransferase produces the protein MIRKRIATIDDAEIFRLVVEQLVPFSRMYNANNKVTFPEIRKRLNANKTFVIAKGYKRPYGFISIMRKSKVLFVDMLAVDSREQGRGVGHTLMKSAEDYGVKERCHSVELFVDDSNPKAIRFYGKRGYEIDAFIPELGCYRMSKAIRG, from the coding sequence ATGATACGCAAGCGCATAGCAACGATTGATGATGCAGAAATTTTTCGATTAGTCGTGGAGCAGCTCGTTCCATTTTCCAGAATGTATAACGCGAATAATAAAGTAACATTCCCTGAAATACGTAAGCGTTTAAATGCGAATAAGACATTCGTCATTGCCAAAGGGTACAAACGTCCTTACGGCTTCATCTCTATCATGCGGAAGTCAAAGGTGTTATTCGTTGACATGCTGGCGGTTGATTCACGTGAGCAAGGGAGAGGCGTTGGCCATACCTTAATGAAATCTGCCGAAGATTACGGCGTGAAAGAACGCTGTCATTCGGTCGAACTTTTCGTGGATGACAGCAATCCGAAAGCGATTCGCTTTTACGGCAAAAGAGGTTACGAAATCGATGCTTTTATTCCAGAACTGGGCTGCTATCGAATGAGCAAAGCAATTCGAGGGTAA